AGAGCATGTTATGAAGAGTGAGGGACATTGCTATCAAAATACTAATATACAGTTGTGTAGATTTTTACTGCCGAAAAATATTTAAGTCTGCATATGCTGAAATACACTCATAATCTCTTCCTGTTATGTTTATTGTTTACTCTGGTTCTAGCTAGCAAATTCTGAGCTGGAGCATGCTACAAGGAGCCACCTGTCATCTAGTGCAGGAGTCAGAAGAAGGCCCTCTTCTTCAAGCGGCCCAGGATCAAGACCTGCTACACCAACTGGACGGCCTACTTTGACCTCGGCCTCAAACCTACACCGGCTTCAGCCTCTAAACCCTCATCCATTATTGCATCCAAACCATCTGTCACCATGACCTCTAGACCTATGAGGTCTTCAACACCTACTTGTTCCACCTTGCCTTCAACTAAGCCCACAGTCCCCGCAAGATCTTCAACACCCACATTAAGGTCTACTGCAAAATCCTCTACACCTACAGCGGTAAGATCCTCAGCACCTGCAGCTACTGCAAGATCCTCCACACCCACAGCTACTGCAAGATCCTCTACACCTACAGCAAGGTCTACTGCAAGATCCTCTACTCCTACATCGAGGTCTAGTGCAAGATCCTCAACACCAACTAGACCTTCTGCACCTGCAACAAAGCCTACATCCAGGGCAGCAACACCAACTCGTAGACCAAATACTCTGTCAGCGTCATCAAATGCATCTGCTCCCTCAGTAAAATCTCCTTCAGTTGTGAAAGCAGCTCCTAATGTGACAAGAAATTCAGCACCTCCGCGACCTAGCTCCTCTACAGTGAGACCAAAACCGTGGAACCCAGTGGAGATGCCAGGTTTCTCTAATGAAGTGCCACCTAATTTAGGTACTTCACTTTCTGACCGGCCTACTTCAGCTACCAGGGGCAGACCTGGTGCGCCTAGTGTTCGATCAACTTTAATTGATCCTGCTCCTAATGGAAGGATTAGACGTCAATCATGTTCACCATCTAGAGGACGCCCTCCAAATGGAATGAATTATAACACTGGAAGCTCTGGTCCTGCTTTAAATCGTGCATATGCTAAAGTTAATGACAACGTGAGTCCTGTCATGTACGGAACCAAGATGGTTGAGAGGGTTATAAATATGCGTAAACTTGTGCCACCAAAGCAGGATGACAAACATTCACCTTGTAGTAACTTATCTGGCAAATCTTCGTCTCCAGACGGCTCAGGATTTGGAAGAAATTTTTCTAAGAAGTCGATGGACATGGCTATAAGCCATATAGCCAGACATTTCTTATCTGCCCTGCTTTCTAGATCTAAttctaaaaaaataaaattatttcttATACTACAATCATTTGCTTTAATTTAACAACCTATCGCAAATTAACCTGGTGCAGTTGCTAATAATTTATGTATTGATCCTTCGTGGAGCAGGATATAAGGCGGAATATTCCTGGAAATCTAAGACCATTGATGACAAATATACCTGCTTCCTCCATGTATAGTGTAATATCAGGGCCTGCACCGAGAAGCAGGACAGCTAGTGTTTCAGACTCCCCTCTTGCAACAAGCAGCAATGCCAGCTCTGAAGTAAGTTTCAATAACAATGCTCTGTGTGTGTAAACAAGTGAATTTGATGACGATTTTAACAGTAAAAGGGGTGTTCCATTCCCTGCCAGTGTTAGGGGAAGGTGATAACTAATTGACAGTTGACAGTTTTTTTGTATAAATTTTAAGGGTCCTCTTCCCCAACCATGGTTGGTTGGGGCAGTGCGGAAGGtccttccgcaatgaatcatttCACAAGTTTTTATTCGAttaaaactcaaaaatagatATAACCGACACAATTTCAAGCGATCAAGCGATTAAGACAGACGAAATTTCTTATTCTTCTCCTTTCACAagtaaatttatattattttcatttttttatgaTTGTAAAgtaattaaatttgaaaattcGAATCAAGTGATAAAAAAAGGAacaataaaaaaaattcttataaaaaatttcagaaaaaatgTAGTAAGCCACTGTATTTCCGCAATGAGTCATTGTGGAAGCTATTtcctttaattattttaaaataaaataaatatatcatccttgtattttatttaaattttgaatttttttaaaaatatttttaaaaatttatattataataagcagtgtaatttttttgaaaaaatttattttattttcaattttttataaattttttaagtaatatatatttgaaaatttGAAAAAGGAGGTTGGTAAGAATGTATTTAATACTCCTGCAAGAGGTAGGTGAATTTgcagaatttttttttctttttttctaaaTAAGTTTTTTGTGTCCcagaaaaaataataaaaaattttaaaattcgtTATAAATCTGATACTTCttgttgattttatataaatttttgatatcatttttaaaatatttttgaacatAAATATTGTTGATTTGACCTTCTATTTTGGTAAAATAAGTAcactaaaaaaataaaaaatttaacaaatataatattaattttagaataatttatttatgatATAAAGTCCGGTTAGAAGGAAATAATATACAATTATGTATCAAAATATTTTAACACATCATACCCACGAATGATGTATTTTGAGTGTAAATTCTATCATTTTTTTCGAAATAAAAATTTTGTACATTTAAATTTGAAATataaatatgaatatatatatatatatatatatatattcaaatataataaattaaatatttataaagtGGGTTTCTTATGTTCACATTTATATCTTTCGaaaagtattttataaatttagtaaaaatatatttcattaaataatacaatgttaataatttttattaatattacTCATTTAATTATTACTACTCTACATTATTTTGAGAAACGTGTACACATAATGATTTTTGATATGGTCTCATGAGTTTACGAATCAAAAACTTTCTCAGACAAACGTTTCTCGAAATAATCTAATAGTAATAGATATGAAATGAGTATtattatatttgaattataattttattattcaGGAATACATATTTTTACTTAATTTATGAAATACTTAATTTTATTATAGTTGAATTATTTAATATTGAcaacaaaatttaaatataatacaaggatgataaatttattttattttaaaataattaaagaagGAAATAACTTTCGCAATGAATCATTGTGGAAGTACACGTGGCTTCGAATCATTGTGGATCCGTTGTTGGTTCATAAGCAGCTCGGAATCAACTGTGGCTGTGGAACTTTTGCCAAATTTTAATTATAAGAATAACCCTAGTACAAAATTTGTACCAGACAAAGAGGATTTTCTCTCATGATTTGTATGTAATGATGATGATactttaaattattattttttaattaaaaaaaaaatgaaaatacaCTAAAATGGAATAAGAAAACATATATTTATACACGAAGCACATAATTACACTTAGTAAGGGGTATTACATTAAAGATGCATGTTCTTATCTGAGATAATTACATTTTGCATCTCTTATCTTTCATGTAAAAACAAACCTGTATAATTACTTAACAAAAATCAGTTGACTACCCTTCACTTTCAATATTGAATACAACATGCACCACAATTCCAATTTTTCCTCTTCAAATGAAAACATTTTCAACATAAAATTGTCCAAATGCTGCataatttatttgattttaaaagTTAAGGCAG
This sequence is a window from Apium graveolens cultivar Ventura chromosome 9, ASM990537v1, whole genome shotgun sequence. Protein-coding genes within it:
- the LOC141682437 gene encoding uncharacterized protein LOC141682437 yields the protein MTSRPMRSSTPTCSTLPSTKPTVPARSSTPTLRSTAKSSTPTAVRSSAPAATARSSTPTATARSSTPTARSTARSSTPTSRSSARSSTPTRPSAPATKPTSRAATPTRRPNTLSASSNASAPSVKSPSVVKAAPNVTRNSAPPRPSSSTVRPKPWNPVEMPGFSNEVPPNLGTSLSDRPTSATRGRPGAPSVRSTLIDPAPNGRIRRQSCSPSRGRPPNGMNYNTGSSGPALNRAYAKVNDNVSPVMYGTKMVERVINMRKLVPPKQDDKHSPCSNLSGKSSSPDGSGFGRNFSKKSMDMAISHIARHFLSALLSRSNSKKIKLFLILQSFALI